A genomic region of Vitis vinifera cultivar Pinot Noir 40024 chromosome 7, ASM3070453v1 contains the following coding sequences:
- the LOC100855113 gene encoding phosphate transporter PHO1 homolog 3 translates to MKFGKEFTSQMVPEWQEAYMDYNLLKALLKEVERFKLRNKPPATPARLMRKLTLYRAFSGLTHFARNGHPTTSSESDVESQAILVNSVEENGSAGYETTFLMLGEEGAEYELVYFRRLDDEFNKVNKFYRSKVEEVMTEAASLNKQMDALIAFRVKVENPQGLFDRSAEMTRLSMDVATSTAALSATTPSGAKASRREVHMDAIDQEGGSISNHEQSDEPSEGAPVKEKIQTTNHSILKEKPNSIRATRPAPLQILNRVKINNTVETPRSTIKGFLNPQPTALNFTRENLERVERKLKQAFIEFYHKLRLLKSYSFLNILAFSKIMKKYDKITSRDASKSYLKMVDESYLGSSKKVSKLMERVEATFVKHFSNSNRSKGMNILRPKAMKERHRVTFSLGFFVGCTAALIVSLILIIRARHLLDLKEEGAQYMENMFPLYSLFGFIVLHMLMYAGNIYFWTRYRVNYSFILGFKQGTQLGHREVLFLGFGLAVLALASVLSNLDLEMDPKTKDYEAVTELIPLGLLLLVIAILLFPLNIIYRSSRFFFLTCLFHCFCAPLYKVTLPDFLLADQLTSQVQALRSLEFYICYYGWGDYKHRRNTCKTNAVYNTFYFIVAVVPYWSRLLQCLRRLFEEKDPIQGYNGLKYFSTIVAVSLRTAYSLNKGMRWRIVAWVSSAIAAIASTYWDLVFDWGLLQKHAKNRWLRDKLLVPHKSVYFGAMVLNVLLRFAWLQTVLDFQFSFIHREGLIAIVASLEIIRRGIWNFFRLENEHLNNVGKYRAFKSVPLPFNYDEDEERDG, encoded by the exons ATGAAGTTTGGGAAGGAGTTCACGTCACAAATGGTTCCGGAATGGCAAGAAGCATATATGGATTACAATCTTCTCAAGGCCCTTCTAAAAGAAGTGGAGCGTTTCAAGCTAAGGAACAAGCCACCAGCCACACCCGCTCGGCTAATGCGAAAGCTAACACTTTACAGAGCTTTCAGTGGCCTAACTCACTTTGCAAGGAACGGCCACCCCACGACCTCCTCTGAATCTGATGTTGAAAGCCAAGCTATTCTCGTCAATTCAGTAGAAGAAAATGGCTCTGCAGGCTATGAAACTACGTTTCTCATGTTAGGAGAGGAGGGGGCAGAATACGAGCTTGTGTACTTTAGAAGACTTGACGATGAGTTCAATAAAGTTAACAAGTTTTACAGGTCTAAGGTGGAAGAAGTGATGACTGAGGCAGCATCATTGAATAAGCAAATGGACGCTTTAATCGCTTTTCGGGTCAAGGTGGAGAATCCGCAAGGTTTGTTTGATAGATCGGCAGAGATGACTCGCCTTTCCATGGATGTTGCAACTTCAACGGCTGCTTTATCGGCTACTACTCCATCCGGGGCTAAAGCAAGCA GAAGAGAAGTTCACATGGATGCAATAGATCAAGAAGGTGGATCAATCAGCAACCATGAGCAATCAGATGAACCAAGTGAAGGAGCGCCAGTGAAGGAAAAGATCCAAACTACCAACCATAGCATTCTAAAAGAGAAGCCAAATAGCATTAGGGCCACTAGGCCAGCTCCATTACAGATACTTAATCGGGTGAAAATAAACAACACTGTGGAGACTCCTCGTTCCACCATCAAAGGATTCCTTAATCCTCAGCCAACAGCTCTAAACTTCACAAGAGAGAATCTGGAAAGGGTTGAGCGAAAACTTAAGCAGGCTTTCATTGAATTTTATCATAAGCTTCGCCTTCTAAAAAGTTACAG CTTCTtgaatattttggctttttcaaAGATCATGAAGAAATACGATAAG ATTACTTCTAGAGATGCTTCAAAATCTTACTTGAAAATGGTGGACGAATCCTACCTTGGCAGCTCTAAAAAG GTTAGCAAGCTAATGGAGAGGGTGGAAGCTACCTTCGTCAAGCATTTCTCCAACTCAAACCGTAGTAAAGGGATGAACATCTTGAGGCCCAAAGCAATGAAAGAAAGGCATAGAGTAACATTTTCCCTAG gtTTCTTTGTTGGCTGCACAGCAGCTCTAATAGTGTCCCTCATTTTGATCATACGTGCCCGCCATCTCCTTGATCTTAAGGAAGAGGGAGCACAGTACATGGAAAACATGTTTCCTCTTTACAG CTTGTTTGGGTTCATTGTTCTGCACATGCTCATGTACGCTGGGAATATATACTTCTGGACGCGATACCGTGTCAATTATTCATTTATACTGGGTTTCAAGCAAGGAACTCAATTGGGCCACCGAGAAGTTCTCTTCCTTGGTTTTGGGCTTGCAGTGTTAGCACTAGCGAGTGTGCTGTCAAACCTGGACTTGGAGATGGacccaaaaacaaaagattaCGAAGCAGTCACTGAACTCATTCCCCTGGGTTTACTTTTG CTTGTGATTGCCATATTGCTCTTCCCGCTGAACATCATATATCGCTCCAGTAGATTCTTCTTTCTCACATGTTTGTTTCATTGTTTTTGTGCACCTCTCTATAAG GTCACACTCCCAGATTTTCTCTTGGCAGATCAGCTAACTAGCCAG GTGCAAGCATTGAGAAGTCTGGAGTTCTACATTTGCTACTATGGTTGGGGAGACTACAAACATAGACGGAACACCTGTAAAACAAATGCTGTGTATAATACTTTCTACTTCATTGTAGCTGTGGTTCCATACTGGTCTCGCCTTCTTCAG TGCCTCAGACGCCTGTTTGAAGAGAAAGATCCGATACAAGGTTATAATGGGCTAAAATATTTCTCAACCATAGTAGCCGTTAGTCTGAGGACAGCATACAGTCTTAACAAGGGAATGCGTTGGAGGATCGTCGCCTGGGTTTCCTCAGCAATTGCTGCAATCGCTAGTACATACTGGGACCTTGTTTTTGACTGGGGCTTACTCCAAAAGCATGCTAAGAACCGCTGGTTGAGAGACAAACTCCTTGTCCCTCACAAGAGTGTATATTTTGGAGCTATG GTTTTGAATGTCTTGCTGAGATTTGCCTGGTTGCAAACGGTGTTGGATTTCCAGTTTTCTTTCATACATAGAGAAGGCTTAATTGCAATTGTAGCCAGCCTTGAGATTATCCGTCGTGGCATATGGAATTTCTTCAG GTTGGAGAATGAACATTTAAATAATGTTGGCAAGTACCGGGCATTCAAGTCGGTTCCACTACCTTTCAACTACGATGAAGATGAGGAGAGGGATGGGTAG